In the Oreochromis aureus strain Israel breed Guangdong linkage group 14, ZZ_aureus, whole genome shotgun sequence genome, one interval contains:
- the LOC116315568 gene encoding cytochrome P450 2G1-like, with product MEFSATVILAGLILALLWLFSVKRRKYRLPPGPAPLPLLGNLPQIDKNAPFKSILKFSENYGPVMTLYMGWQRTVVLVGYDAVKEALVDQADDFTGRMPIPFLLKATKGYGLTISNGERWRQLRRFTLTTLRDFGMGRKGMEEWIQEVSEHLRAHIRTFKGKPFDPQFFLSSTVSNVICCLVFGERFSFQDKQFLHLLTIMSKIAWFNSSPLGQMHNIFPWLMEHLPGYHQTIFGDVEEARDFIERKIQEHKETLDPSSPRDYIDCFLIRVNQEKDNPSSEFNYDNLVSTVLNLFFAGTETTSSTLRYALTVLVKYPKIQEKMQQEIDTVIGKDRCPRMDDRKSLPFSDAVIHEVQRFLDIVPFSVPHYALNDISFRGYTIPKDTVIIPLLHSVLKEEKQWATPRFFNPQHFLDHNGNFKKNPAFMPFAAGKRACVGESLARMELFIFLVSLLQDFSFSCEGGPDSVDLDPEYSSFANLPRTYQVIATAR from the exons ATGGAGTTTTCTGCCACAGTGATCTTGGCAGGGCTAATCTTAGCTCTGCTGTGGCTGTTTAGTGTAAAAAGAAGGAAGTATCGCCTGCCTCCAGGACCTGCTCCACTTCCTCTTCTAGGAAACCTGCCACAAATAGACAAAAATGCACCTTTTAAAAGCATCCTTAAG ttCAGTGAAAACTATGGTCCTGTGATGACACTGTACATGGGCTGGCAGCGGACAGTGGTTCTGGTGGGGTATGATGCTGTGAAAGAAGCCTTGGTGGATCAGGCAGATGACTTCACAGGCAGAATGCCCATACCATTCCTGTTAAAAGCTACCAAGGGCTATG GTTTAACAATCAGTAATGGGGAGCGCTGGCGCCAGCTGCGACGCTTCACACTCACAACCCTGAGAGACTTTGGGATGGGACGCAAGGGGATGGAAGAATGGATCCAAGAAGTCAGCGAACACTTGAGGGCTCACATACGTACATTTAAAG GTAAACCATTTGACCCCCAGTTTTTCTTAAGCAGCACTGTTTCTAATGTGATCTGCTGCCTGGTTTTTGGGGAACGTTTCAGTTTTCAAGACAAGCAGTTCCTGCACCTTCTGACCATCATGTCTAAGATCGCATGGTTCAACAGTAGTCCTCTTGGTCAG ATGCACAACATCTTTCCCTGGCTCATGGAGCATCTTCCTGGCTACCACCAAACTATTTTTGGGGATGTAGAGGAGGCCAGAGATTTTATCGAGAGGAAAATCCAAGAGCACAAAGAGACACTGGACCCCAGCTCCCCCAGAGACTACATTGACTGCTTTCTCATCAGAGTTAATCAG GAAAAGGACAATCCCTCAAGTGAGTTCAACTACGACAACTTGGTTTCTACTGTACTGAACCTGTTTTTTGCTGGAACAGAGACCACCAGCTCCACCCTGAGATATGCTCTCACTGTGCTGGTTAAATACCCCAAAATACAGG AGAAAATGCAGCAAGAGATTGACACTGTAATTGGAAAAGATCGTTGTCCCAGGATGGACGACAGGAAGTCCCTCCCATTTTCAGATGCTGTCATCCATGAGGTGCAGCGTTTTCTTGACATTGTCCCCTTCAGCGTACCTCACTACGCACTGAATGACATATCCTTCAGGGGTTATACAATCCCAAAG GACACTGTAATTATTCCTCTCTTGCACtctgtgctgaaagaggaaaagcaaTGGGCCACTCCCAGGTTCTTCAATCCCCAGCACTTCCTGGACCATAACGGCAACTTCAAGAAAAATCCTGCATTCATGCCATTTGCTGCAG GGAAGAGAGCGTGTGTTGGCGAGTCTCTTGCTCGTATGGAGCTTTTTATCTTCTTAGTCTCACTGCTGCAGGATTTCAGCTTTTCCTGTGAAGGAGGCCCTGACAGTGTAGACCTCGATCCAGAGTACAGCAGCTTTGCCAATTTACCTCGAACTTATCAAGTCATAGCCACAGCACGTTAA